The Streptomyces sp. SS1-1 genome has a segment encoding these proteins:
- the purB gene encoding adenylosuccinate lyase, which yields MTSAPAKPRIPNVLAGRYASTELATLWSPEQKVKLERQLWLAVLRAQKDLGIEVPDEAIADYERVLDTVDLASIAEREKVTRHDVKARIEEFNALAGHEHVHKGMTSRDLTENVEQLQIRLSLELMRDRTVAVLARLGKLAGEYAELVMAGRSHNVAAQATTLGKRFATAADELLVAYGRVEELLGRYPLRGIKGPVGTAQDMLDLLGGDPVKLAELEDRIAAHLGFSQAFTSVGQVYPRSLDYEVVTALVQLAGAPSSLAKTIRLMAGHELVTEGFKPGQVGSSAMPHKMNTRSCERVNGLMVILRGYASMTGELAGDQWNEGDVSCSVVRRVALPDAFFALDGLLETFLTVLDEFGAFPAVVARELDRYLPFLATTKVLMGAVRAGVGREVAHEAIKEHAVASALAMREQGAERNELLDKLAADERIPLDRAELDALMADKLSFTGAAAAQVGVVVSRIEEIVKQRPEAAGYTPGAIL from the coding sequence GTGACTTCTGCGCCCGCCAAGCCCCGCATCCCGAACGTCCTCGCCGGACGCTACGCCTCCACCGAGCTCGCCACGCTCTGGTCCCCCGAGCAGAAGGTGAAGCTGGAGCGTCAGCTCTGGCTCGCCGTGCTGCGGGCCCAGAAGGACCTCGGCATCGAGGTGCCGGACGAGGCGATCGCCGACTACGAGCGGGTCCTCGACACCGTGGACCTGGCGTCGATCGCCGAGCGCGAGAAGGTCACCCGGCACGACGTGAAGGCGCGGATCGAGGAGTTCAACGCGCTCGCCGGGCACGAGCACGTGCACAAGGGCATGACCTCCCGTGACCTCACGGAGAACGTCGAGCAGCTGCAGATCCGCCTCTCGCTGGAGCTGATGCGCGACCGTACGGTGGCCGTGCTGGCCCGTCTCGGCAAGCTGGCCGGTGAGTACGCCGAGCTGGTCATGGCCGGCCGCTCGCACAACGTCGCCGCCCAGGCCACCACCCTGGGCAAGCGCTTCGCGACCGCCGCCGACGAGCTGCTCGTGGCGTACGGCCGGGTCGAGGAGCTGCTGGGCCGCTACCCGCTGCGCGGCATCAAGGGCCCGGTGGGCACCGCCCAGGACATGCTCGACCTGCTCGGCGGGGACCCGGTGAAGCTCGCCGAGCTGGAGGACCGGATCGCCGCGCACCTGGGCTTCTCGCAGGCGTTCACGTCGGTCGGCCAGGTCTACCCGCGCTCGCTGGACTACGAGGTGGTGACCGCGCTGGTGCAGCTGGCCGGGGCGCCGTCCTCGCTGGCCAAGACGATCCGGCTGATGGCGGGGCACGAGCTGGTGACCGAGGGCTTCAAGCCGGGCCAGGTCGGCTCCTCCGCGATGCCGCACAAGATGAACACCCGGTCCTGCGAGCGGGTCAACGGCCTGATGGTGATCCTGCGCGGCTACGCCTCGATGACCGGCGAGCTGGCGGGCGACCAGTGGAACGAGGGCGACGTCTCCTGCTCGGTGGTCCGCCGGGTCGCCCTGCCGGACGCCTTCTTCGCGCTGGACGGCCTCCTGGAGACGTTCCTGACGGTCCTCGACGAGTTCGGTGCCTTCCCGGCCGTCGTCGCCCGTGAACTGGACCGCTACCTGCCGTTCCTCGCCACCACCAAGGTGCTCATGGGCGCCGTGCGCGCCGGTGTGGGCCGTGAGGTCGCGCACGAGGCGATCAAGGAGCACGCCGTCGCGTCCGCGCTGGCGATGCGGGAGCAGGGCGCCGAACGCAACGAACTGCTCGACAAGCTGGCCGCCGACGAGCGCATCCCGCTGGACCGGGCGGAGCTGGACGCGCTGATGGCCGACAAGCTGTCCTTCACGGGTGCCGCCGCCGCGCAGGTCGGTGTGGTCGTGAGCCGGATCGAGGAGA